Part of the Vicinamibacteria bacterium genome, GGCGCTCGGCGAGTAAGCGCTCTCGCTCGGAAGGGGCGGCGAGTCGTCTCGCGACGCGATCCTCCAGCTCCGATCCCTTCCACCACGCCGCGAACGGCGGCATGTCGTGGGTGTTGATACTCGCTACGACCTCGTCGGGAACATCCACGAACGGATCCTTCGGCTCGCTTTCGAGCTCGTACTGCAGGACGTGCATGCGGTAGAGGCCGGCGCGTTCCATGCAGTCCCTGACTTCGTTGGGTACGGTTCCGAGGTCTTCGCCGACTACGGCCGTCTGGTTGCGGACGGATTCGAGCGCGACGATGGCGTAGATTTCCTCGGGGCGATAGCGGAGGAACACCCCGTCGCTCGGGGGCATTCCCGCCGGGATGCAGTACACCCGGTGGAGGCCCATCACGTGATCGACCCGCAGCACCCCGGAACAGGACATGTGATGTCGAAGGCAATCCACGAAGTATCGATAGCCGTCATGCCTCAACCCGACCGGATGGAGGGGCGTGATGCCCCAATCCTGTCCGTGGGTGAACACGGCGTCGGGCGGGGCGCCGAGCGCGCATCCTCGCAGAAACGCGCGGCGCTCACGCCAGACGTCGTACCCTTGGTCGTGGACCCCGAGCGGCAGGTCGAGATAGAGGCCAAGGCCCAGCGTCCGCGCCTTGTCTCCCAGTCGGCTCATTTGCTGGGAGGAGCGCCACTGGACGTAGAGGTGGTAGCGAACGTCCGACTCCTGATAATCGGTGCGCTCGAGCGTTCCTTCTCGGAGTCTTTCGGGCCAGGCGGTCCACGGCTGGCCACGAAGCTCCCCGACGGCACGGAACTCGGCGTAGTCTCTCAAGCGAGGGACGGACTTGATGAAGGCTTCGAACTCCTGACGGTCAGGACGTGTTTCGGTGAAGAAGCTCTTCACCAGCTCCTCGAGGACGCGTCGTTTCAGGGCCATCTGTCGCCGGTAGTCCACGAGTCGCCCGCTCCGCAGCTCTTTCGCCGCCCGCGAGAAGGTCGATGAATGGAGCAGCTTCCTGGCGGGCTCGCAGACCGCGAGGTCGGGGAGGCGCTCGATATCCAGGTAGAACTCGCTCCAGAAGAGGCGGCTGACAGGTGCGTAGGGACTCGGCTCGAACGGCTGTTCGAGAAAGGTCGGCAGTAGCGGCAAGGTGCCGATTAGGCTTGCCCCCGATGCTCCAACCCAATCGACCAGCATCTCCAGATCGCGAAAATCGCCGGCTCCGAGGCTGCGCTCGCTGTGCAGCGCGTAAACGGGAGCGAAAACGCCCCAGGCAGCGTGCGTCGTCGGGGCCCATGCCTTCGACGGGGGGCAGAGAAGCAGCGTCTCGCTCGAGCGGCCGCCGATCTCGACGGTCGCCCGGTGATATCCGCGAGGCAGGGGGTCATCGAACCTCAGCTCTCTTTGGGTGAATCGCTTCCCCAATCCGTCGTGCGAAGCTATCGGCGGCAGGTCGGAGAGGACCCCCTCGGTGCAGAACACCCCGTCGTTGTCGAGCTCGATCCGCGCGGCGAACCTCTCTCGCGAGTC contains:
- the malQ gene encoding 4-alpha-glucanotransferase, with protein sequence MNGREALDRLAALYDIETSYEDVRRERKSASETAILKMLEHLGAPVRSKADVADALAMRELDIWSGHTDPVQVVAENAQPALKLRVEEGDSRERFAARIELDNDGVFCTEGVLSDLPPIASHDGLGKRFTQRELRFDDPLPRGYHRATVEIGGRSSETLLLCPPSKAWAPTTHAAWGVFAPVYALHSERSLGAGDFRDLEMLVDWVGASGASLIGTLPLLPTFLEQPFEPSPYAPVSRLFWSEFYLDIERLPDLAVCEPARKLLHSSTFSRAAKELRSGRLVDYRRQMALKRRVLEELVKSFFTETRPDRQEFEAFIKSVPRLRDYAEFRAVGELRGQPWTAWPERLREGTLERTDYQESDVRYHLYVQWRSSQQMSRLGDKARTLGLGLYLDLPLGVHDQGYDVWRERRAFLRGCALGAPPDAVFTHGQDWGITPLHPVGLRHDGYRYFVDCLRHHMSCSGVLRVDHVMGLHRVYCIPAGMPPSDGVFLRYRPEEIYAIVALESVRNQTAVVGEDLGTVPNEVRDCMERAGLYRMHVLQYELESEPKDPFVDVPDEVVASINTHDMPPFAAWWKGSELEDRVARRLAAPSERERLLAERQAARAVLIERLVASGRLAPDRSDTFDILAALLEAYASSPAAILLVTLEDLWLEEESQNVPGTAQERPNWRRKMRYPIEALPTLPDVGALLHRIDRERRRVS